The following is a genomic window from Candidatus Paceibacterota bacterium.
CCACTTGAGTCTGGGGCCAAGATGTCGGTGATAAGTGTGGTACCGATTAAAAGCAAGCACAAGGTTTTCTTTCGATTTTATACAGCTATAGCTGATGGGAAGATTGGCTTTTTCGAGTTTGATGAAGATGTAATCAGTGACCACCTGAATCGCAAGCCGACTGCCCTTTTGAAATCGCATAAAAATCCGATTTTGCGCCCGACTGCCCACAATTGGGAAAGCGAAGGCGCCTTTAACCCGGCAGCTTTGCATTTGGATGATAAAGTTTATTTGTTATATCGAGCCGTTGGCAATGATGGCTGGTCGCGAATTGGTTATGCTTCGAGCCAAGACGGCGTTAATTTTTCCGAGCGTCTGGCAAAGCCGATTTATAATTTACATGACCAGTTTAATATCGATAGGTCGAAAGGTTTTGATCAGGGGCTGTTTCACTCGGGGGGCAGTTGGGGAGGTTGCGAAGATCCGAAGCTCACACGGATTGGTGATCGAATCTATTTAACTTTTGTGGCGCATACCGGTTCGTGGCCGACGAGAACCGCGCTGACTTCGATTTCAGTTTCTGATTTCAAAGCCAAGCGTTGGCGCTGGGTGAGGCCGATGCTGATGTCAGCCCCGAATGTTGGCAGTAAAAGTGTGGTCATTTTGCCGGAGAAGGTGAACGGCAACTACATTGTCTTTCATCGAGTTTGGCCAAACATTGTCGTCGATGCCGTGCCCGAGCTTGAGTTTGGCGTCAATAAGAGGTGGCTTCAGAGCAAGCATTTTATTCGTCCGCGAAAGTCTTTTTGGGATAGTCAAAAGTTATCGATGGGCGCGGCACCAATCAAGACTCCGAGAGGTTGGCTGGCGATTTACAACGCGGTTGATCGGCGCGATTCTTCCAAGTATAAGATTGGGGCGATGCTTCTGGATTTGCTCAATCCGGCCAAGGTTATTGCTCGTAGCCGTCGTCCGATTCTTTCGCCGGATCTTTGGTATGAAAATGATGGCAAGCCAGGTGTCGCTTATCCCGGTGGGGCAGTCGAGATCAATGGAATGCTCCATGTCTATTATGGCGGCGCTGATAAAGTTAGTTGCCTGGCCACCATCAAAACAGCCGATTTGGTTTCGGATCTGTTGAAAGATCGAATGCCGGAGTTTAAGATTAAGCCGATCAGTTTGTAATCAATAAAATAATCTACTTCAATGTTTGTTGCTAAACGATCGCACCACAATCCGATTTTAGTTCCTGACCGAGATCACTTTTGGGAATCCACGGCGGCTTTTAATATGTGTCCGGTGAAATGTGGCAGTAAGACACTCGGCCTGTTTCGGGCGATTTCCGGCATCGACAATTTGGTTGAGCCGCACCAGATGTCGACGATTGGCATTGCCGAGAGTACTGACGGCGATCATTTTGACAAGCGGGCGCAATTTATCACCCCGGAAGCTGAATGGGAAAAATTTGGCTGTGAAGATCCACGAGTCACTTTTTTTGAGGGCAAGTATTACATTTTTTATACGGCCCTTTCAACCTATCCTTTCTCGGCGAGTGGCATTAAGGTGGCGGTGGCGGTCTCGACTGATTTGAAGAAGGTCTCTGAGCGACATTTGGTGACGCCTTTCAACGCTAAGGCCATGACGCTTTTTCCAAAGCGGATTAACGGCAAGGTCACGGTAATTTTCAGCATCAACACCGATGCACCGCCGGCTAAAATAGCGATTGCTCAAGCTGATTCGATAGAGGAGTTCTGGTCACCGGAATTTTGGGAGAAGTGGAGGCTTAGCACTGGCATAAATTATCTCGATCCACGCCGCAATGAATTTGATCATGTGGAGATCGGCGCTCCGCCCCTTGAAACCAAATGTGGCTGGCTCTTGATTTATTCTCACATCCAAAACTATTTCCCCAACCCGGATCATTTTGATCGGGCTTTCGGTATTGAGGCGCTTTTGCTTGATATCAATGAACCGCACAAAATTATTGGGCGCACCAGCGGACCAATCTTGGTTCCGGAAGAGCCCTATGAGCTTTTGGGTTTTGTCGCCAATGTAATCTTTCCAACGGGGGCAATGATTGAGAAGGATACCCTCAATATTTATTACGGCGCCGCCGATACAACCGCTTGCCGAGCTTCGGTGAGTTTCCCCGATCTTTTGGCTAGTATTCGGCCGGAGACGACGAACGATTGGCGATTGAAGCGCTATCAAGATAATCCGATTCTAGCTTCTAATACTGGTAATGTCTGGGAAGATAAGGCTGTCTTCAATCCGGGAGTTTTGGATTTGGACGGTAAAATCCATATTTTGTATCGCGCCCTTTCCAATGATAATACTTCGACGATTGGTTACGCTTCGACGGTTGATGGATTTACGATTAGAGAGAGACTAAGCGCGCCGGCCTATTTGCCTCGTGAAGCCTTTGAAATGAAAAAAATTGCGAATGCCAACTCGGGTTGTGAAGATCCGCGCCTCACTAAAATCGGCAAAGAAATCTATATGTGCTACACCGCTTTCGATGGTATCGGCCCGCCACGGGTCGCGGTCACTTCAATTTCCGAAAAGGATTTTCTTGATAAGAAGTGGAACTGGAAGATGCCGGTTTTGATTACCCCTAAAGACATTGATGACAAGGACGCCTGTCTTTTCCCGGATAAAGTTGACGGTAAATATTTTATTTTGCATCGCGTCGGCAGTGACATTTGTGGCGACTATTTAAACTCTTTAAGTTTTAAAACCGAGAAAGTCGACAAGTGTATTCGGGTCCTTGGTCCGCGAGTAGGCACTTGGGATAGTGCCAAAGTCGGCATCGGCGGTCCGCCGATTAAAACGCCCAAAGGCTGGCTTCTGCTTTACCATGCAGTCTCAAAAAATCACCACACTTATAGAATCGGCGCGGTTCTGCTCGATTTGAAGGATCCGACCGATGTTTTGGCTCGTTCGACTGATCCGATTTTTGAGCCGGTGGAAATGTATGAAAAATTTGGCTTGGTCAATAATGTGGTTTTCACCTGTGGAATGGCGATTAAAGGTGGCACGCTTTATGTTTATTACGGCGGGGGAGACAAAGTTGTGGGAGTGGCGACAATGAAATTAAAAATTTTGCTTGATGCTTTGGTGCGGGGTTCTAAACTATCTTTTACCGGACACTGGTATTAAGGGACTATGTATTTTCTTTATATTCTTGAATGTGGTGATCATTCTCTCTACACCGGGATAACCACTGACCTAAAACGCCGGTTTAAAGAGCATCAAAATAAACAAGGCGGGCATTACACCCGCGCCAGAAAAGTCTTGCGAGTTGTGTATACTGAAAGCTATAAAGACCGTTCGTCAGCCTCGAAAAGAGAATTGGAAGTCAAGGGATGGAAAAGAAGCAAAAAGCTTGAATTGGCTAAACTGGCAAAACGAAATCACTAATACAGCTAAATACTGAGGCCAGCAGGCTGAACGTGTCAGAGATTAAAAGTTGGCCCAGAAAAAGTAAATTGGAGCTAATCAAATCTTGTCATAGATGATAAGGTCAAATTTTGTTATAATTTAGTAATGAATATATTCAATCCACATGAGCAAGCACAAGAAAAGATTCCCACAAATGGGGAGGTTTTAGGAGTCATTATGCGACAGGCCGAAAAAGCTGTGGTTGTCCGTGAGTTGTCTGACGAGCAAGGTCTCTATTTTCTTGAGGCAGAAGTAAAAGGTGAGAAATTGGGAGAAATCACCCGATATGAATACTGTAGAAAAGGGCATTTCCCGGACGGTAATAAGTCAACAGGAACTGTAATTCACGTTGTGTTTTATGAAGGCGACACGGCGGTTGGTGGTCACAATATTGCCGACTTTAATTCAGAGACAGGAGAATGGAAGTATACAACATAAGAGCGAAATCATGGCCAAAATCAAATTTGCCAATTTTGCGGTATTTATAATTTTTTTTGGGGTTGCCTTTGTTGAAGCAATTCAAGAAAATAATTGGCTAGAGGCGAGTCTTTTTATGCTACTCGGCGTAATATCTTTTCGGGCTGATTTTCGGTAGACAGTGGTTAATCTATAAATGAAGGACTGCGGGCAGTACTTACACCAGGTGCTTTACATATTATTAATTGTGTGCTAGTCTGGTTTCAGAATGAAAACCAAGCTAGTTCCTACCATTGAAGACGCAATTGCTTTTGCGGCTCTGAAGCACAAGGGCGCCAAGGATCGAATCGGAGAACCATACATCCTGCATCCTTTGAGTGTGATGCAGCGAATGAAGACCGAAACTGAACGTATTGTTGCGGCCCTTCACGATGTGGTCGAAGATTGTGGAGTTTCTATCGAAGAACTCCGCGCGCTCGGCTACAGCGAGGAGGTTTTGGAAGCGCTCAGTTTTGTGACCAAACGTCCCGAGGAGCTCGACGAT
Proteins encoded in this region:
- a CDS encoding GTP pyrophosphokinase — translated: MKTKLVPTIEDAIAFAALKHKGAKDRIGEPYILHPLSVMQRMKTETERIVAALHDVVEDCGVSIEELRALGYSEEVLEALSFVTKRPEELDDYPVFIGRIKNGPTLAIKVKLADLADNTDPNRRTVDGEATRARMEKYRQAIQVLEHELVLRGEF
- a CDS encoding GIY-YIG nuclease family protein, producing the protein MYFLYILECGDHSLYTGITTDLKRRFKEHQNKQGGHYTRARKVLRVVYTESYKDRSSASKRELEVKGWKRSKKLELAKLAKRNH